The following proteins are co-located in the Silene latifolia isolate original U9 population chromosome 1, ASM4854445v1, whole genome shotgun sequence genome:
- the LOC141605295 gene encoding uncharacterized protein LOC141605295 codes for MLKASPKIGKTRKSSRSKTPISKLKNTLVSETPMEECSEMAETKVSLKLLVDTHSKKVLFAEASKDFVDFLIHIMSLPVATIVKLLNANRMVGSLGALYKSIESLSSDYFEHNLPKDAILKPRAAINVPLLSLNEAPNTGTKKVYRCSSGSHFGYITDCSGTACPNRCGYTMSTEVSWVNSAAASVSTGDDVSDGGYVKGVVTYMVMDNLEVKPMSTISGITLINKFHVKDVASLTEKQVQLGLKEGLAMLKASLETNAVLTTVFIGK; via the exons ATGCTAAAGGCTAGCCCCAAGATAGGAAAAACTCGAAAAAGCAGTCGCTCAAAAACCCCAATTTCCAAGTTAAAAAACACTCTTGTATCAGAAACCCCAATGGAGGAATGTAGTGAGATGGCAGAAACGAAAGTGAGTTTGAAGCTGTTAGTAGACACCCATTCCAAAAAAGTACTGTTTGCGGAAGCCTCAAAAGATTTCGTAGATTTCTTAATCCACATAATGTCACTCCCTGTTGCAACCATAGTCAAGCTTCTGAATGCGAATCGCATGGTTGGGTCCTTGGGAGCTCTGTACAAGAGCATTGAGTCTCTCAGCTCCGATTACTTTGAGCACAACCTCCCTAAAGACGCCATTTTGAAACCCAGAGCCGCAATCAATGTTCCGTTGTTGTCGCTGAATGAAGCTCCTAATACTGGTACCAAGAAGGTCTACAGGTGTAGCTCTGGAAGCCATTTTGGGTACATTACTGATTGCTCAGGGACTGCATGTCCCAACCGTTGTGGCTATACAATGTCCACAGAGGTGAGCTGGGTTAATTCAGCAGCTGCGTCGGTCAGTACTGGGGACGACGTGAGTGACGGAGGATATGTCAAGGGCGTGGTGACGTATATGGTGATGGATAATTTGGAGGTGAAGCCTATGAGCACCATTTCTGGTATTACTCTTATTAACAAGTTTCATGTCAAAGATGTTGCTTCCTTGACTGAAAAACAGGTTCAACTTGGTCTCAAGGAG GGATTAGCAATGTTGAAAGCGTCACTGGAGACGAATGCTGTGCTGACTACCGTCTTCATTGGAAAGTAG